Within the Ochrobactrum vermis genome, the region CAGGGTGAGGGGTGTGGCGCTCGATAAAGAGGTCAGAAGAGCGGCGGCGAGAAGGTGCGCGGGGTGATTGAGATTCTGGTGATGACGAGACGAAAATGGTGTTTCTCGAGAACCGGAGCGGAGTGTACTTTAGGGTCCATGAGCACCGGAAGCGAAGAGAAGCGCCATTTGCAGGCCGTCAGCGCCTGAATATCATTCGCCCCGGGGCCAGGTATCGGATAACCGATACCCGCCCGGAAACGGATCGCTCGGATCGAGCATCAGCTGAGCGGTTCCCGTCACCCATGCGCGGCCGGAAATGATCGGGCTGATGGCGGGCTTACCCGCTAATTCCAGCGCCTTGTCGAGACGACAATGAAATTCCGTACCGAGCACGGATTTGCCGATAAAGCGTTCGCCGACTTTCATCTGGCCTTTGGCGTACAGCACGGCCATACGCGCAGAACATCCGGTGCCGGTTGGCGAACGGTCGAGCTTGGCCGGACGGATCGCCACCGTGTTAACGCCGGTCAGGACATCGCCCTCGCGCGTGACCGGCTCGGTGATCTGGCAAAACGAAATGTGGTTCCAGTCCTTTTCCGGATGACGGAAACCAAGCTGCTCATTGGCGGCCTTGGTGATCCTCACACCAATCTCGGCCAGTTCGCGTGCCTGACCCGGCTCGATCTTCATGCCGATCTGCGCCGCATTGATAATGACAAAACTGTCGCCGCCATAGGCCGTATCGACGGTAACAGTGCCAAGTCCCTCGACTTCGAGCGCTGCATCCAGCCTATCCGCGAAAGACGGCACGTTGCGCACGCTGATGCGCTCGGCCTTGCCGTTGCGGCACTCGGCTTCCACTTCGATGACGCCGCCCGGTGCTTCCAGAACCATGCGGGTTACCGGCTCCTGCATCGGGATGATGCCGCTGTCGAGCAGAACTGTTGAAACGCAAATCGAGTTCGAACCCGACATGGGCGGTGTGTCGGCAGGCTCCATGATGATGAAACCCATCTGCGCGCGCGGGTCTTTCGGCGGCACCAGAAGATTGACGTGGCGGAACACACCGCCGCGCGGCTCATTCAGCACGAAATTACGTAAAGTTTCGTCATTGGCGATGAAACGCGACTGCTCCCACACC harbors:
- a CDS encoding trans-3-hydroxy-L-proline dehydratase; this encodes MRSTKVIHIVGCHAEGEVGDVIVGGVAPPPGETVWEQSRFIANDETLRNFVLNEPRGGVFRHVNLLVPPKDPRAQMGFIIMEPADTPPMSGSNSICVSTVLLDSGIIPMQEPVTRMVLEAPGGVIEVEAECRNGKAERISVRNVPSFADRLDAALEVEGLGTVTVDTAYGGDSFVIINAAQIGMKIEPGQARELAEIGVRITKAANEQLGFRHPEKDWNHISFCQITEPVTREGDVLTGVNTVAIRPAKLDRSPTGTGCSARMAVLYAKGQMKVGERFIGKSVLGTEFHCRLDKALELAGKPAISPIISGRAWVTGTAQLMLDPSDPFPGGYRLSDTWPRGE